A genomic stretch from Limnohabitans sp. includes:
- a CDS encoding NADH-ubiquinone oxidoreductase-F iron-sulfur binding region domain-containing protein gives MANTIHIGLDQVRQKLRQPRSQLKGRQASPDARAEVNTLIGSPPEGGHRRDLLIEYLHLLNDHFHALFERHMVALAAEMRLPVVEVFEVASFYHHFQILKDDAPAPRITVRVCDSLSCSLAGSDSLLRQLQRDLSGDVQVVNVPCLGRCEQAPAAQVGQQAVAQATAEGVTLLVGDNNIQPLALPHALHYDDYKKAGGYQLALQVATGLKDHESVIQVLESSGLRGLGGAGFPAGRKWRIVRSQPGPRLMAVNIDEGEPGTFKDRTCLEADPHRFLEGVLIAASVVGCEAVYIYLRDEYHEARVMLTEELAALQANPPCALPRIELRRGAGAYICGEESAMIESIEGKRGEPRMRPPYIAEVGLFGRPTLEHNFETLFWVRELIEHGAERFAAQGRQGRQGLRRFSVSGRVQQPGVKLAPAGITLRELVDEHCGGMAEGHTLYAYLPGGASGGILPERLADVPLDFDTLQPHGCFIGSAAVMVLSQHDSAREAALNVMRFFAHESCGQCTPCRVGTDKAAQLMTAEVWDAETLQDLAQVMGDASICGLGQAAPNPIRCVLDYFPHEVGAVVKA, from the coding sequence ATGGCCAATACCATCCACATCGGTCTCGACCAAGTTCGCCAGAAATTGCGCCAGCCAAGGTCCCAGCTCAAAGGTCGTCAGGCCTCGCCCGATGCGCGCGCCGAGGTGAATACTTTGATCGGTTCACCACCCGAAGGTGGCCACCGCCGTGATTTGCTGATCGAGTACCTGCATCTGTTGAACGACCACTTCCACGCTCTCTTTGAGCGCCACATGGTGGCGCTGGCCGCCGAGATGCGCTTGCCGGTGGTCGAGGTGTTCGAGGTGGCGTCTTTTTATCACCACTTTCAGATCCTGAAAGACGATGCACCGGCCCCGCGCATCACTGTGCGGGTGTGCGACAGCTTGAGCTGCAGTTTGGCGGGCAGTGACAGCTTGCTGCGCCAATTGCAGCGGGATCTGTCGGGCGACGTGCAGGTCGTCAACGTGCCTTGTTTGGGCCGCTGCGAGCAAGCGCCTGCGGCGCAAGTGGGCCAGCAGGCAGTGGCGCAGGCGACGGCCGAAGGCGTGACCCTTCTGGTGGGCGATAACAACATCCAGCCTCTGGCCTTGCCCCATGCGCTGCATTACGACGATTACAAAAAAGCCGGGGGCTACCAGCTGGCCTTGCAAGTGGCCACAGGCCTGAAAGACCATGAATCGGTCATCCAGGTGCTGGAGTCTTCTGGCTTGCGCGGCCTGGGTGGCGCAGGTTTTCCGGCCGGTCGCAAATGGCGCATCGTGCGCAGCCAGCCCGGACCGCGTCTGATGGCGGTGAACATCGACGAAGGCGAGCCCGGCACCTTCAAGGACCGCACTTGCCTGGAGGCCGACCCGCATCGTTTTTTGGAAGGCGTGCTGATCGCTGCCAGTGTGGTGGGTTGCGAGGCGGTTTACATCTATTTGCGCGACGAGTACCACGAGGCCCGCGTGATGTTGACCGAAGAGTTGGCCGCATTGCAGGCAAACCCGCCTTGTGCCTTGCCGCGCATCGAATTGCGCCGTGGCGCGGGCGCCTACATCTGCGGCGAAGAGTCCGCCATGATCGAGAGCATCGAAGGCAAACGCGGCGAGCCGCGCATGCGCCCGCCCTACATTGCCGAGGTCGGGCTGTTTGGACGCCCGACCCTGGAACATAACTTTGAAACCCTGTTTTGGGTGCGCGAACTGATCGAGCATGGCGCGGAGCGCTTTGCCGCGCAAGGGCGTCAAGGCCGCCAAGGCCTGCGCCGCTTCAGCGTGAGCGGCCGCGTCCAGCAGCCGGGCGTCAAGCTTGCGCCTGCGGGCATCACGCTGCGTGAACTGGTGGATGAACACTGCGGCGGCATGGCCGAGGGGCACACGCTCTACGCCTACCTGCCAGGTGGGGCGAGCGGTGGCATTTTGCCTGAGCGCTTGGCCGATGTGCCGCTGGACTTTGACACCCTGCAGCCGCACGGCTGCTTCATTGGTTCGGCCGCCGTGATGGTGCTGAGCCAACACGACAGTGCCCGCGAAGCTGCGCTGAACGTGATGCGCTTTTTTGCACACGAGAGTTGCGGCCAATGCACACCCTGCCGTGTGGGCACCGACAAAGCAGCGCAACTGATGACGGCTGAAGTCTGGGATGCCGAGACTTTGCAAGACTTGGCGCAGGTCATGGGCGATGCATCCATCTGCGGCTTGGGTCAGGCCGCGCCGAATCCGATACGGTGTGTGCTGGATTATTTTCCGCACGAAGTGGGCGCAGTGGTGAAAGCATGA
- the boxA gene encoding benzoyl-CoA 2,3-epoxidase subunit BoxA, whose translation MSTEATLIKQHLIDPEICIRCNTCEAICPVGAITHDSLNYVVKADICNGCMDCISPCPTGSIDNWRMVPKAKAYSIEEQLKWYDLPAELSAQELAAAGGVADTAQEQAQTALQSATSSSASAVSTAAASGFNSAQLGATIPPWSAAHAYTNLYSPKAQDKTITATVTGNLRVTEVGQQVGQQDYDTHHIVLDFGSMPFPVLEGQSIGIIPPGLDANGKPHHARQYSIASPRNGERPGHNNVSLTIKRVLEDHDGQAVRGVASNFMCDLLVGDKVQVIGPFGASFLMPNHPKSNIVMICTGTGSAPMRAMTEWRRRLRASGKFEGGKLMLFFGARTPAELPYFGPLNNLPKDFIDTEFAFSREVGKPKRYVQDALRERAADIALQLKDPNTCFYVCGLKSMEEGVVMALRDIAQNAGLDWDTVGAALKKEGRLHLETY comes from the coding sequence ATGAGCACCGAAGCGACGCTGATCAAGCAACACCTGATTGACCCGGAAATCTGCATCCGCTGCAACACCTGCGAAGCGATCTGCCCGGTCGGTGCCATCACGCACGACTCGCTCAACTACGTGGTCAAGGCCGACATCTGCAACGGTTGCATGGACTGCATCTCACCATGCCCGACAGGCTCGATTGACAACTGGCGCATGGTGCCCAAGGCCAAGGCCTACAGCATCGAAGAACAACTCAAGTGGTACGACCTGCCCGCAGAACTGAGTGCTCAAGAGTTGGCTGCTGCGGGCGGCGTCGCAGACACCGCACAAGAACAAGCGCAAACCGCATTGCAATCGGCTACCTCTTCCTCGGCTTCGGCCGTCAGCACCGCCGCTGCTTCGGGCTTCAACTCGGCCCAGTTGGGTGCGACGATTCCTCCTTGGTCTGCGGCCCACGCCTATACCAACCTCTATAGCCCCAAGGCGCAAGACAAAACCATCACCGCTACCGTCACGGGCAACCTGCGCGTGACCGAGGTCGGCCAACAAGTTGGCCAGCAAGACTACGACACGCACCACATCGTGCTCGACTTTGGCAGCATGCCTTTCCCGGTGCTCGAGGGCCAGTCGATTGGCATCATCCCGCCTGGGCTGGATGCCAACGGCAAGCCGCACCATGCGCGCCAGTATTCCATTGCCAGCCCCCGCAACGGCGAGCGCCCAGGGCACAACAATGTTTCGCTCACCATCAAGCGCGTGCTCGAAGACCACGATGGCCAAGCTGTGCGTGGCGTGGCCTCCAACTTCATGTGCGACCTGTTGGTCGGTGACAAGGTGCAGGTGATTGGGCCGTTTGGCGCGAGCTTTCTGATGCCCAACCACCCCAAGAGCAACATCGTCATGATCTGCACGGGTACAGGGTCTGCCCCCATGCGGGCCATGACCGAGTGGCGTCGCCGCCTGAGGGCCAGCGGCAAGTTCGAAGGGGGCAAGCTGATGCTGTTTTTCGGTGCCCGCACGCCCGCGGAGCTGCCGTACTTTGGCCCACTCAACAACCTGCCCAAAGATTTCATTGACACCGAGTTTGCTTTCTCGCGCGAAGTGGGCAAGCCCAAGCGTTATGTGCAAGACGCGCTGCGCGAGCGCGCCGCCGACATCGCGCTGCAGCTCAAAGACCCGAACACCTGCTTTTATGTCTGTGGCCTCAAAAGCATGGAGGAGGGCGTGGTGATGGCCTTGCGCGATATCGCACAGAACGCCGGTCTTGATTGGGATACCGTAGGCGCGGCGCTGAAAAAAGAAGGCCGTCTGCACCTCGAAACCTACTGA
- the boxB gene encoding benzoyl-CoA 2,3-epoxidase subunit BoxB: MSGINYSEKIPNNVNLSEDRTLQRALEQWQPNFINWWDDMGPEGSTDMDVYLRTAVSVDPQGWAQFGHVKMRDYRWGVFMNPGEQDRKIHFGDHIGEKAWQDVPGEHRANLRRIIVTQGDTEPASVEQQRHLGLTAPSMYDLRNLFQINVEEGRHLWAMVYLLHKYFGKDGREEADALLQRNSGNEDNPRILQAFNEKTPDWLSFFMFTYFTDRDGKFQLCALAESAFDPLARTTKFMLTEEAHHMFVGESGVSRTIQRTVDVMNQLKTDDVGKLRAAGVIDLPTIQRYINFHFSVTIDLFGADESSNAATFYSSSLKGRYEEGKRGDDHVLKGNSYKILSVEGGKLIEKEVPMLNALNEVLRDDYITDSKGGIERWNRVISKAGIPFTLTAPHKAFHRNIGSLSGSKITPDGRVVTDEQWMAQVGEWLPTHEDRAYVASLMGRVVEPGKFANWIAPPVMGINRQPVDFDYVRFN; the protein is encoded by the coding sequence ATGTCCGGTATCAACTACAGCGAAAAAATCCCCAACAACGTCAACTTGAGCGAAGACCGCACCTTGCAGCGCGCGCTTGAGCAGTGGCAGCCCAACTTCATCAACTGGTGGGACGACATGGGCCCCGAAGGCTCGACCGACATGGACGTGTACCTGCGCACCGCCGTGAGCGTGGACCCGCAAGGCTGGGCCCAGTTTGGCCACGTCAAGATGCGCGACTACCGTTGGGGCGTGTTCATGAACCCCGGCGAGCAAGACCGCAAGATCCATTTTGGCGACCACATCGGCGAAAAAGCCTGGCAAGACGTGCCTGGCGAGCACCGCGCCAACCTGCGCCGCATCATCGTGACGCAAGGCGACACCGAGCCAGCGTCTGTCGAGCAGCAGCGCCACCTGGGCCTGACCGCGCCCAGCATGTACGACCTGCGCAACCTGTTCCAGATCAACGTCGAAGAAGGCCGCCACCTGTGGGCCATGGTGTACCTGCTGCACAAATACTTCGGCAAAGACGGCCGAGAAGAAGCCGATGCACTGCTGCAGCGCAACAGCGGCAACGAAGACAACCCCCGCATCTTGCAGGCGTTCAACGAGAAGACACCTGACTGGTTGTCGTTCTTCATGTTCACTTACTTCACCGACCGCGACGGCAAGTTCCAACTGTGTGCTTTGGCTGAGTCGGCATTCGACCCACTGGCCCGCACCACCAAGTTCATGCTGACCGAAGAAGCGCACCACATGTTTGTGGGCGAGTCCGGCGTGAGCCGCACCATCCAGCGCACTGTGGATGTGATGAACCAGCTCAAAACCGACGACGTGGGCAAACTGCGCGCTGCCGGTGTGATCGATTTGCCCACCATCCAGCGTTACATCAACTTCCACTTCTCGGTGACCATCGACTTGTTCGGTGCCGACGAGTCGTCGAATGCCGCCACTTTCTACAGCTCGAGCCTCAAGGGCCGCTACGAAGAAGGCAAGCGCGGTGATGACCACGTCCTGAAGGGCAACAGCTACAAAATCTTGTCGGTTGAAGGCGGTAAGCTGATCGAGAAAGAAGTGCCGATGCTCAACGCTTTGAACGAAGTGCTGCGCGACGACTACATCACCGATTCCAAAGGCGGCATCGAACGTTGGAACCGCGTGATCAGCAAGGCCGGTATTCCTTTCACCTTGACCGCCCCTCACAAGGCTTTCCACCGCAACATCGGCTCCTTGTCGGGCTCCAAGATCACGCCTGATGGCCGCGTGGTGACCGACGAGCAGTGGATGGCGCAAGTGGGCGAGTGGTTGCCCACCCACGAAGACCGCGCTTATGTGGCCAGCCTGATGGGTCGTGTCGTTGAGCCAGGCAAGTTCGCCAACTGGATCGCGCCACCCGTCATGGGCATCAACCGTCAGCCAGTGGACTTTGATTACGTTCGCTTCAACTGA
- the boxC gene encoding 2,3-epoxybenzoyl-CoA dihydrolase: MTQAFQVDYQTNPSQYKHIQLAFEGEIATLSININEDAGIRPGYKLKLNSYDLGVDIELHDALQRIRFEHPEVRSVVVTSARDRVFCSGANIFMLGVSTHGWKVNFCKFTNETRNGIEDSSKHDGLKFVAALNGACAGGGYELALACDEIVLVDDRSSAVSLPEVPLLGVLPGTGGLTRVTDKRHVRHDLADIFCTSVEGVRGQKAVDWRLVDAIAKPAVFKEAVQTRAKKLAAGSIRTAGVKGVSLTPLNRSIAADALTYTNVTVDIDRAKRIATFTVKAPASAQPTNIDGIEAAGVNWWPLQMVRELDDAILHMRTNELDIGTWVLKTLGDAAAVLASDATLLAHKDHWLVRETIGQLRRTLARMDVSSRSLFALIEEGTCFAGTLAELAFCADRAYMLALPDDADKAPKLQLSEMNFGFFPMVNDQTRLQRRFYEEVPAMEAARGAIGQVLDADAALALGLVTAAPDDIDWADEIRLALEERSSMSPDALTGLEANLRFAQKENMATRIFGRLTAWQNWIFQRPNAVGEKGALKVYGKGEKVQFDMNRV, from the coding sequence ATGACGCAAGCTTTCCAGGTTGACTACCAAACCAACCCCTCGCAATACAAACACATCCAGCTGGCTTTTGAGGGCGAGATCGCCACCTTGTCGATCAACATCAACGAAGACGCTGGCATCCGCCCTGGCTACAAACTCAAGCTCAACAGCTATGACTTGGGTGTGGACATTGAGTTGCACGATGCGCTGCAACGCATCCGTTTCGAGCACCCCGAAGTGCGCTCGGTGGTGGTGACCAGCGCGCGTGACCGCGTGTTTTGCTCGGGTGCCAACATCTTCATGCTGGGTGTGTCCACGCACGGCTGGAAAGTGAACTTTTGCAAGTTCACCAACGAAACCCGCAACGGCATTGAAGACTCCAGCAAGCACGACGGCCTGAAATTCGTCGCAGCCCTGAACGGCGCTTGCGCTGGCGGCGGCTACGAGCTGGCCCTGGCTTGCGATGAAATCGTCTTGGTCGATGACCGCTCCAGCGCCGTGTCGTTGCCTGAAGTGCCTTTGCTCGGCGTGTTGCCCGGTACCGGCGGCCTGACCCGCGTGACCGACAAGCGCCATGTGCGCCACGACCTGGCCGATATCTTCTGCACCAGCGTGGAAGGTGTGCGGGGTCAAAAAGCCGTGGACTGGCGTCTGGTCGATGCCATCGCCAAGCCCGCTGTGTTCAAGGAAGCCGTGCAAACTCGTGCCAAAAAACTGGCCGCTGGCAGCATCCGCACCGCAGGCGTCAAAGGCGTGAGCTTGACGCCCTTGAACCGCAGCATCGCGGCCGATGCCCTGACTTACACCAACGTCACGGTGGACATCGACCGCGCCAAGCGCATCGCCACCTTCACCGTCAAAGCCCCGGCCTCTGCTCAGCCCACGAATATCGATGGCATCGAAGCCGCAGGCGTGAACTGGTGGCCGCTGCAGATGGTGCGCGAACTCGACGACGCCATCTTGCACATGCGCACCAACGAACTGGACATCGGCACCTGGGTGCTCAAGACTTTGGGCGATGCAGCGGCCGTGTTGGCGTCTGACGCCACCTTGCTGGCCCACAAAGACCACTGGCTGGTGCGCGAGACCATTGGCCAGCTGCGCCGCACGCTGGCCCGCATGGACGTGTCTTCGCGCAGCCTGTTCGCCCTGATCGAAGAAGGCACGTGCTTTGCGGGCACGCTGGCCGAGCTGGCGTTCTGCGCCGACCGCGCATACATGCTGGCGCTGCCTGACGACGCAGACAAAGCGCCCAAGCTGCAACTGAGCGAGATGAACTTCGGCTTCTTCCCCATGGTCAACGACCAGACCCGCCTGCAGCGCCGCTTTTATGAAGAAGTGCCCGCCATGGAAGCCGCACGCGGTGCGATTGGCCAAGTGTTGGACGCCGATGCCGCTTTGGCGCTGGGCTTGGTCACGGCTGCGCCTGACGACATTGACTGGGCTGACGAAATTCGCTTGGCCCTGGAAGAGCGTTCTTCCATGTCGCCCGATGCTTTGACTGGTTTGGAAGCCAACCTGCGTTTCGCCCAGAAGGAAAACATGGCCACCCGCATTTTTGGCCGCCTGACCGCCTGGCAAAACTGGATCTTCCAGCGCCCCAACGCCGTCGGCGAAAAGGGTGCTCTGAAGGTCTACGGCAAAGGCGAGAAAGTCCAGTTTGATATGAATCGCGTCTGA
- a CDS encoding helix-turn-helix transcriptional regulator — protein sequence MTSEVRLSTDPTGPQAKSNPFLVALGERVRMLRSRKGMTRRAVALAADVSERHLANLEYGTGNVSVLVLLQVATALQCSLAELLGDVTTTSPEWLLIRELLSKRSEADLRRARMQLVELFGEGGTAQERQNRIALIGLRGAGKTALGQRLADNLGFPFIELSREIEQFAGCQISEIHNLYGANAYRRYERRALEEAIQIYPEVVIATPGGLVSDSANFNLLLSHCTTVWLQADAADHMGRVAAQGDMRPMAASREAMEDLKRILEGRSAFYSKADLAINTSGRSEDQAFEALRTSVRQHLTLPV from the coding sequence ATGACCTCTGAAGTCAGACTGTCCACCGATCCGACCGGGCCGCAAGCCAAAAGTAACCCATTCCTGGTGGCGTTGGGCGAGCGCGTGCGCATGCTGCGCTCGCGCAAAGGCATGACGCGCCGTGCCGTGGCCTTGGCGGCCGATGTGTCCGAGCGGCATTTGGCCAACCTCGAATACGGCACGGGCAACGTGTCGGTGCTGGTGCTGCTGCAAGTGGCCACTGCTCTGCAGTGCTCGCTGGCCGAGTTGCTGGGCGATGTGACCACCACGTCGCCCGAATGGCTGCTGATCCGCGAGTTGTTGTCCAAACGCAGTGAGGCCGATCTGCGCCGTGCCCGCATGCAACTGGTCGAGCTGTTTGGCGAGGGCGGCACCGCGCAAGAGCGCCAGAACCGCATTGCCTTGATTGGTTTGCGCGGTGCCGGTAAGACCGCACTGGGCCAGCGCCTGGCCGACAACTTGGGCTTTCCGTTCATTGAGCTCAGCCGTGAGATCGAGCAGTTTGCCGGTTGCCAGATCAGCGAGATTCACAACCTCTATGGCGCCAACGCTTACCGCCGCTACGAGCGCCGTGCGCTTGAAGAGGCGATCCAGATTTACCCCGAAGTCGTCATCGCCACACCGGGTGGCTTGGTGTCGGACTCGGCCAACTTCAATTTGCTGCTCTCGCATTGCACGACCGTGTGGCTTCAGGCCGATGCTGCTGACCACATGGGCCGTGTGGCCGCGCAGGGTGACATGCGCCCCATGGCCGCGAGCCGCGAGGCGATGGAAGACCTCAAGCGCATCCTGGAAGGTCGCTCGGCTTTTTATTCCAAGGCCGACTTGGCCATCAACACCAGTGGCCGCAGCGAAGACCAGGCTTTTGAAGCCTTGCGTACTTCGGTGCGCCAGCATTTGACGCTGCCGGTTTGA
- a CDS encoding benzoate-CoA ligase family protein codes for MHHASPPPTEFNFAQHLIASNATRPDKTALIDDAGSLSYGQLTEQIRRFAGGLKALGLKREERVLLLMHDSCDWVVAFLGSLYAGVVPVAVNTLLTPDDYAFMLRNSRAQAALVSGALLPALQAAMELTQTEVGHVLVSRPTGALSPGQFNMADFVAQNPVALPTSTGADEPGFWLYSSGSTGQPKGTVHSQANLYWTAELYGKAVLHLRESDVVFSAAKLFFAYGLGNALTFPLSVGASVVLMAERPTPDATFKRMVDHQPTVFFGAPTGYGGMLAQPGLPAQSAVALRLCSSAGEALPRDIAERWSSHFGCDIIDGIGSTEMLHVFLSNRPGDVRYGTTGKAVPGYEVQLRGEDGSVLTGHDEIGDLFIQGPSSALMYWNNREKTRDTFQGVWTKSGDKYSRDPDGYYTYAGRNDDMLKVSGIYVSPFEVESTLVQHPAILEAAVIGKQDSDGLTKTKAFIVLKAGQRLTQDEVKDFVKNRLAPYKYPRFIQFVAELPKTATGKIQRFRLRDLEKTSI; via the coding sequence ATGCACCACGCATCCCCACCGCCCACCGAATTCAACTTTGCCCAGCACCTGATCGCCAGCAACGCGACACGCCCCGATAAAACAGCGCTGATCGACGATGCCGGATCGCTCAGCTATGGCCAGCTGACCGAGCAGATCCGTCGCTTTGCCGGGGGATTGAAAGCGCTGGGTCTCAAACGCGAAGAACGCGTGCTGTTGCTCATGCACGACAGCTGCGACTGGGTGGTGGCCTTTTTGGGCTCGCTCTATGCAGGCGTGGTCCCCGTGGCGGTGAACACTCTGCTCACCCCCGATGACTACGCTTTCATGCTGCGCAACAGTCGCGCCCAGGCTGCACTGGTGTCCGGTGCGCTGCTGCCCGCGCTCCAAGCCGCGATGGAACTGACCCAAACAGAAGTGGGCCACGTCTTGGTTTCAAGGCCAACAGGTGCTTTGTCGCCAGGCCAGTTCAACATGGCCGACTTCGTGGCCCAAAACCCAGTCGCGCTGCCCACCTCCACAGGGGCTGATGAACCCGGTTTTTGGCTGTACTCCTCAGGCTCCACTGGTCAGCCCAAAGGCACGGTGCACAGCCAAGCCAACTTGTATTGGACGGCTGAGTTGTATGGCAAGGCGGTGCTCCATTTGCGCGAGAGCGATGTGGTGTTCTCGGCCGCCAAACTGTTCTTCGCTTACGGCCTGGGCAACGCCCTGACTTTCCCTTTGAGCGTGGGCGCAAGCGTGGTCCTGATGGCCGAGCGCCCCACCCCGGATGCCACCTTCAAGCGCATGGTGGACCACCAACCCACCGTCTTCTTCGGCGCGCCCACTGGCTACGGCGGCATGCTGGCCCAGCCCGGCTTGCCCGCCCAAAGTGCTGTGGCCTTGCGCCTGTGCTCGTCGGCAGGTGAAGCCCTGCCGCGCGACATCGCCGAGCGCTGGTCCAGCCACTTTGGCTGCGACATCATCGACGGCATCGGCTCGACCGAAATGCTGCACGTCTTTTTGTCCAACCGCCCCGGCGATGTGCGCTACGGCACGACCGGCAAGGCCGTGCCCGGTTATGAAGTGCAGTTGCGGGGCGAGGACGGCAGCGTGCTCACAGGGCACGACGAGATAGGCGATCTGTTCATCCAAGGCCCCAGCAGCGCTTTGATGTACTGGAACAACCGCGAGAAAACCCGCGACACTTTCCAGGGGGTGTGGACCAAGAGCGGCGACAAGTACAGCCGCGACCCCGACGGCTATTACACCTATGCCGGGCGCAACGACGACATGCTCAAGGTCAGCGGCATCTACGTCTCGCCATTTGAGGTCGAATCCACACTGGTGCAGCATCCGGCGATTCTGGAAGCCGCCGTGATCGGCAAGCAAGACAGCGATGGCCTGACCAAAACCAAGGCCTTCATCGTGCTCAAAGCCGGCCAGCGCCTGACGCAGGACGAAGTCAAAGACTTCGTGAAGAATCGCCTGGCCCCTTACAAGTACCCGCGCTTCATTCAGTTTGTGGCCGAATTGCCCAAGACGGCCACCGGCAAGATCCAGCGCTTCCGTTTACGCGATCTTGAAAAAACCAGCATCTGA